Proteins from one Neodiprion fabricii isolate iyNeoFabr1 chromosome 5, iyNeoFabr1.1, whole genome shotgun sequence genomic window:
- the LOC124182853 gene encoding uncharacterized protein LOC124182853, which translates to MPRVSSSTGLVAARIRPVSRPRKKQIDLSGCTKPAPFVLRPFSGLFNPYPYGCSVLCNHPADGEAKDVVRRAKDCWATEGKALLLPAEMELIRATLLAGGRSQSGNRRISRGIADHAAPDATAVPEELFRHYAETDSRPLTPTPTLASGPALCVTSPDPPAVHPRERTTLVLDLRANSQEQDIETLSWHALSLEPLPSPRRTEVFVPRPTLLLPLNPSTSVPAAPPPTVNVSNASTPKNTAGEGSDSESDEPSMRRRGKRLRKRKCRRGSTYGQQNEVRDPPEPLETQVSQVEIGLGDNSARPPVADGTILSPSSKEPIASPPYRIFPESFIDADILKHLGRQLDRDTVEGEFSAKRRIALEEALRVKSLESRSGKEVKQETGPSASSLNVPRVFSRQSSRFELPLDSRALAEMSPLDYLGRHVFVTPGRKLIFRRAFNRYFEEDSTGTRRMLPDKIQVGLEEVMGRSFTEDQSFKFASTVGPVQIPVDFRTWCGICAAAERLLVPLPPRDADPPTWIERVDLEGLERRLRSVKADSKLALLLTEIRDR; encoded by the exons ATGCCACGTGTCTCGAGCTCCACGGGCCTTGTTGCTGCGCGAATTCGGCCTGTCTCTAGGCCGAGGAAAAAG CAAATTGATCTCTCTGGATGCACGAAACCGGCTCCGTTCGTTCTTCGGCCATTCTCGGGTCTGTTCAATCCGTATCCCTACGGATGTTCTGTACTGTGCAATCATCCTGCGGACGGGGAGGCCAAGGATGTCGTGCGCCGTGCGAAGGATTGCTGG GCTACAGAGGGCAAGGCACTGCTTCTCCCCGCGGAGATGGAACTCATCCGAGCTACTCTGCTGGCCGGAGGTCGATCGCAGAGCGGGAACCGCCGCATCTCGCGTGGTATTGCCGATCATGCGGCACCCGATGCGACGGCCGTCCCCGAAGAACTCTTCCGGCACTACGCCGAGACCGATTCCCGGCCGTTGACTCCGACACCGACTCTCGCCAGTGGTCCAGCGCTCTGCGTTACCTCGCCTGATCCCCCCGCGGTTCATCCCCGCGAGCGTACCACCCTTGTCCTCGACCTTAGGGCAAACTCTCAGGAGCAG GATATAGAGACCCTGAGTTGGCACGCGCTGAGTCTAGAGCCGTTACCGAGTCCACGGAGAACCGAGGTCTTCGTCCCAAGGCCGACGCTGTTGTTGCCACTGAACCCATCGACTTCGGTCCCAGCGGCGCCGCCGCCGACGGTCAATGTCAGCAACGCG AGTACGCCGAAGAATACCGCGGGTGAAGGTTCGGACAGCGAAAGTGACGAGCCGTCTATGCGGAGGCGCGGAAAACGCTTACGTAAACGGAAATGCCGGCGCGGATCAACCTACGGCCAACAAAATGAAGTCAGAGATCCTCCCGAGCCCCTCGAAACGCAGGTCTCACAGGTTGAGATTGGCCTCGGAGACAACTC agCTAGACCTCCCGTCGCCGACGGCACGATTTTGTCACCTTCGAGTAAAGAGCCGATCGCATCGCCACCGTATCGCATTTTTCCGGAGAGTTTCATAGATGCCGATATTCTGAAACATTTGGGAAGGCAATTAGACCGCGACACGGTCGAAGGAGAATTTTCTGCTAAG CGAAGAATCGCGCTAGAAGAGGCTTTGAGAGTAAAATCATTAGAATCCCGAAGCGGAAAAGAAGTTAAGCAAGAAACAGGACCCAGCGCATCGTCACTGAATGTGCCAAGGGTATTTTCTCGACAAAGCTCCCGATTTGAACTTCCCCTGGACAGTAGAGCATTGGCCG AAATGTCGCCGTTGGATTACCTCGGCAGACATGTTTTCGTAACCCCTGGAAGGAAGCTAATCTTCAGGCGAGCCTTCAACAGATATTTCGAAGAAGATTCGACCGGAACGAGACGCATGCTCCCGGACAAGATTCAAGTCGGGCTGGAAGAAGTGATGGGGCGATCATTCACTGAGGATCAATCATTCAAATTTGCAAGCACCGTAGGTCCCGTCCAAATTCCGGTTGACTTCCGGACTTGGTGCGGAATTTGTGCCGCTGCGGAAAGACTCCTTGTCCCCCTTCCACCTCGAGACGCAGACCCGCCGACCTGGATCGAACGTGTTGACCTCGAGGGCCTCGAACGAAGACTCAGATCCGTCAAAGCCGATTCCAAACTGGCTTTGCTACTAACGGAAATTCGGGACCGTTGA
- the LOC124182253 gene encoding late secretory pathway protein AVL9 homolog, whose translation MAESTGPILHVIVVGFHHKKGCQVEYSYPPLVPDAPNECPTGWKYLPTLSLPDGSHNYDEDTVYFHLPSLSDPKRTIYGVSCFRQIPVEKLKNRTSDITRGTVQKSVCVLSTLPLYGHIQVKMALITHAYFDEGDFSKVSLLEDTYRHLNSCMSTESRIPPQVFVGLSARDFILHFRHKALLLFKLLLLERKIVFYQSPVQPLCTAILTLLSLHPGMIEHGLHQAACVRPSRPMSPIPNFDQEDSPVRNLDSNLRQKEGEVIKNCSEREDELENVSICMSDNKTIETMEGKCMDERITVPSLNTNYINENIDAKIIPMVETKDCNESVADDIDFKECPKPNESVHKVHSINTITLGTGELGNSLPRDTSSDALSDARITNNITQIAHVNPELCGLPLGLFSKGYLCLPYLSLPYLDLLGDVNVRGYIVGATNVLFKQKKQLIDVLVEVETARIEATDPELRRQLHLTTEDLRFADYVVRHVAEPRKDVFFDGVGWEGGDEWIRTQFRVYLLSLLRTSLQQDTRQSDHFNSAFVSAWKNTHNYKIWSSNEKPEINSIESGHPFAGQLSVQDMKLRLSHTMQNTESGRKLNQAMASTGRAVATTGKAVGGAISQAKGAFSNWWSILTTVQVADSETRNEEATLECEEIVQNLANESSVGLESPEVPPSQVDTSVATQ comes from the exons ATGGCGGAATCAACGGGACCGATACTTCACGTTATTGTTGTCGGATTTCACCACAAGAAAGGATGTCAG GTCGAATACTCATACCCACCGCTAGTTCCTGATGCACCAAACGAGTGTCCCACTGGCTGGAAATACTTGCCAACACTGTCTCTACCTGACGGCTCTCATAACTATGACGAAGATACAGTTTATTTCCATCTACCCAGCCTTAGCGATCCCAAACGCACAATTTATGGGGTATCTTGTTTTAGACAGATACCAGTTGAG AAATTGAAGAACCGTACTTCAGATATAACCAGAGGAACAGTGCAAAAGTCTGTCTGTGTTTTGAGCACATTGCCGTTGTATGGCCACATCCAAGTAAAAATGGCTTTAATAACGCACGCCTATTTTGACGAAGGAGATTTTAGCAAGGTGTCACTGCTTGAAGACACATACCGGCATCTCAATTCTTGCATGAGCACTGAAAGTAGGATTCCACCCCAGGTTTTTGTTG GATTGTCTGCTCGGGATTTCATACTCCATTTTCGCCATAAGGCTCTGTTGCTGTTCAAGCTTCTCTTGCtggagagaaaaattgtattttatcagTCTCCTGTACAGCCGCTTTGCACAGCTAtactgactctgttgtcactGCACCCTGGTATGATCGAGCACGGACTGCACCAGGCTGCATGTGTCAG gCCCTCTAGACCTATGTCTCCGATTCCAAACTTTGACCAAGAAGACAGTCCCGTACGAAATCTCGATTCAAATTTACGTCAAAAAGAAGGCGAAGTTATCAAAAATTGTTCAGAAAGGGAGGACGAATTGGAAAATGTATCGATATGTATGAGCGATAATAAGACAATTGAAACAATGGAAGGAAAGTGTATGGACGAGAGAATAACTGTACCATCATTGAACACGaattatataaatgaaaatatcgatgCTAAAATCATTCCAATGGTTGAAACAAAAGATTGTAACGAGTCAGTGGCTGATGATATAGATTTCAAAGAGTGCCCGAAGCCAAATGAAAGTGTTCACAAAGTTCATAGTATAAATACTATTACGTTAGGTACGGGCGAACTTGGCAACAGTCTTCCTCGTGATACAAGCAGTGACGCATTATCAGATGCACGGATTACCAACAACATAACTCAAATTGCTCACGTTAATCCTGAACTCTGTGGTCTACCTCTTGGTCTCTTTTCAAAA gGCTACTTGTGTCTGCCGTACTTGTCACTGCCATACCTCGACTTGCTGGGCGATGTTAATGTCAGAGGTTACATTGTCGGAGCTACAAACGTGTTGTTCAAGCAGAAGAAACAGTTAATTGATGTCTTAGTCGAG GTTGAGACAGCACGAATCGAGGCTACTGATCCAGAGTTGAGACGGCAGCTACATTTGACGACCGAGGACTTGAGATTTGCCGACTATGTCGTGAGGCATGTGGCTGAGCCACGCAAGGACGTTTTCTTTGACGGTGTCGGCTGGGAAGGCGGAGATGAATGGATCAGAACACAGTTTCGTGTGTACCTACTAAGCTTGTTGCGAACTTCGTTACAACAGGACACCCGTCAGTCGGATCATTTCAATTCCGCATTTGTATCCGCTTGGAAAAATACTCACAATTACAAAATATGGAGCAGCAACGAGAAGCCTGAAATAAACAGCATTGAGTCTGGTCATCCTTTTGCAGGACAGCTTTCGGTTCAGGATATGAAACTGCGTCTTTCGCA CACTATGCAAAACACGGAAAGCGGTAGAAAACTTAATCAAGCGATGGCTTCGACCGGCAGAGCAGTAGCTACAACTGGAAAAGCCGTAG gTGGCGCAATTTCACAAGCTAAAGGTGCGTTTTCTAACTGGTGGAGCATTTTAACCACCGTTCAAGTTGCTGATTCAGAAACGAGAAACGAAGAAGCTACACTAGAATGCGaagaaattgttcaaaatttagCAAATGAATCTAGTGTTGGATTGGAATCTCCTGAAGTACCACCAAGTCAAGTAGACACATCTGTTGCTACACAGTAA
- the LOC124182250 gene encoding VPS35 endosomal protein-sorting factor-like — translation MFEIEWSACPLNQGLLRVPHSEEVTEHPLNPITVTMTDGRGGFRRGTIRSSSTGSSTGTPTPTHAPVPVTNLFSDQLLNHSSFDGSDPLSQFARQDLDPLSKMAADEWDYSANVTSVGKKSKVVADDLAEPWQARRAAILTKYTTSEKLSIVTSFLPGGEKVIVKVQPSGTMVDKVRTRLEQLDDFEEGSVRQMLDLTQQEYAARIELLNNELVQAWHSDQRVKALKIAIQCAKLLGDTAAMAFYPSKFVLITDILDIFGKLVYERLKMKAEYYKPGSKVVTCLPDNFTPEMVPESAKETCRNWFYKIASIRELVPRLYVEMAIIKSYSYLTSSEFSTALLRITRMIRGIGNPLIAVYARCYLCRVGLALNQSTDLGFVKENFYDFLSTYGQLFSQTIKADLNKQNIPTSSYLNLYTPALDWILQVMASSAPESLLIEILARCKQESNSGLLLNTILSAFKSTYIASRPMEFVNLIMSCNEEGFPQHLLYRRLGQCLIQESLPKEDCKPVLNAVWQYVANLKDPVKFMQCAEIWIQFTVIYFSVTEVNFILGEIISHLIPNRAFEQHYSQMQTIVDKVVAHTQDYESLLTMENFLPLIDLFHKESIKVDVCKTIIDGLSSQPGLINDPIVINALMFIARIIHDSVSALTVDDEKRQIGNLICGLVQRIDYGRDFEKQLSFYAEARAAFPNLDSVHIQLVQCVNRLSVDTRKIVRGHHTRRTSAFVRACAAFCFITIPSLTLVHTRLQLYLLSGQVALLNQCLGQADACFKAALSLVPEMPKTIELDGRQKSSEPYLLSYLSSFLSTLLVVPDSPEHGVLYLMRGLLNAVQRCFEANSSSKSYLYLRVLDLLSTVTQENYPYHVDKVESNDTLYGSDKKFINEVDKISSKVFEEILNHLKYLGSSDQHGKQSVLALELFCRLIMRADLRQPPLATIAINLWKLSQRHGSADPKLSVQTIEYMKNRSQLVVFDHFPELLKKMLNT, via the exons ATGTTCGAAATAGAGTG GTCAGCATGTCCGTTGAATCAAGGATTACTTCGTGTTCCACACTCAGAAGAGGTGACGGAACACCCTCTAAACCCAATCACAGTCACC ATGACAGATGGTCGAGGAGGGTTCAGACGTGGAACCATACGAAGCTCGAGTACAGGATCTTCAACCGGAACACCAACTCCAACCCACGCTCCTGTGCCAGTAACAAACTTGTTTTCAGATCAGCTACTTAATCATTCTTCATTCGATGGTTCTGATCCGCTATCACAATTTGCCAGACAGGATTTGGACCCATTGTCTAAAATGGCCGCCGACGAA TGGGATTATTCCGCTAACGTTACATCTGTAGGCAAAAAATCTAAAGTTGTCGCCGACGATTTGGCTGAACCTTGGCAAGCTCGACGAGCAGCTATCCTAACAAAGTATACGACATCTGAAAAGTTGTCTATAGTGACCAGCTTCTTACCGGGTGGAGAAAAAG TCATTGTCAAAGTGCAACCTAGTGGTACTATGGTCGATAAAGTCAGAACTAGGCTTGAGCAGCTGGATGATTTCGAGGAGGGATCTGTTAGACAAATGCTGGATTTAACACAACAGGAATATGCAGCACGCATCGAGCTGCTGAACAATGAACTTGTGCAGGCTTGGCACTCGGACCAAAGAGTGAAAGCATTGAAAATCGCAATTCAG TGTGCAAAACTGCTTGGCGATACAGCAGCTATGGCTTTCTATCCTAGTAAATTCGTTCTGATCACAGATATTCTTGACATTTTTGGTAAACTTGTCTACGAAAGGCTCAAGATGAAAGCTGAGTATTACAA ACCAGGAAGCAAAGTCGTCACTTGTTTACCGGATAACTTTACCCCTGAAATGGTGCCCGAAAGTGCTAAAGAAACTTGTCGTAATTGGTTTTACAAAATAGCATCTATTAGAGAACTTGTACCGCGCCTTTACGTTGAAATGGCTATAATAAAATCGTACAGTTATTTAACTTCGAG CGAATTCAGCACTGCCTTGTTACGCATAACACGTATGATTAGAGGGATCGGAAATCCTCTTATAGCAGTTTACGCAAGATGTTATCTCTGCCGCGTTGGTTTGGCTCTCAACCAATCCACAGATCTTGGATTTGTAAAAGAGAATTTTTACGACTTTCTGTCAACGTATGGACAGTTATTCAGCCAAACGATAAAGGCCGATTTAAATAAACAGAATATACCGACGTCCTCTTATCTCAACTTGTACACTCCGGCGTTAGACTGGATTTTACAAGTGATGGCCTCATCAGCTCCTGAGAGTCTTTTGATAGAGATACTTGCACGATGTAAGCAGGAATCGAACAG CGGGCTACTCTTAAATACAATACTGTCTGCGTTCAAGTCGACTTACATAGCCAGCCGTCCGATGGAATTTGTTAATTTGATCATGTCCTGCAATGAGGAAG GATTTCCCCAACATCTTTTGTATCGAAGGCTCGGGCAGTGCTTGATACAGGAGTCACTTCCAAAGGAAGATTGCAAGCCAGTTCTTAATGCCGTTTGGCAGTATGTAGCGAACCTGAAAGATCCCGTTAAATTTATGCAATGTGCGGAAATCTGGATTCAATTTACAGTTATCTATTTTTCC GTAACAGAAGTAAACTTTATTTTGGGAGAAATTATTAGCCACTTGATTCCCAATCGAGCATTTGAGCAACACTATTCCCAAATGCAAACTATCGTTGATAAAGTAGTCGCTCATACTCAGGACTACGAATCGTTACTAACTATG GAAAACTTCCTTCCACTTATTGATCTTTTCCACAAAGAAAGCATTAAAGTTGACGTCTGCAAAACCATCATTGATGGACTCAGTTCTCAACCTGGGCTAATAAATGATCCAATTGTCATCAATGCCCTTATGTTCATTGCTCGAATAATTCACGACTCTGTCAG TGCGCTGACGGTTGATGATGAGAAAAGACAAATCGGGAATTTAATATGTGGGCTTGTGCAGCGAATAGATTATGGTAGAGATTTCGAAAAACAGCTGAGCTTTTATGCCGAAGCAAGAGCCGCGTTTCCAAATCTTGATTCTGTTCACATTCAACTCGTCCAG TGTGTGAACAGACTCTCTGTTGACACAAGAAAAATAGTTCGTGGCCATCACACAAGACGGACTTCTGCATTTGTTAGAGCTTGCGCAGCATTCTGTTTTATCACTATACCATCTTTAACTCTGGTACATACGCGACTTCAGTTATATCTTTTGTCGGGTCAAGTTGCTCTTCTGAATCAGTGTCTGGGCCAAG CCGATGCTTGTTTCAAAGCAGCCCTTAGTTTAGTACCAGAGATGCCAAAAACTATTGAACTCGATGGAAGACAGAAGAGTTCTGAACCATATCTGTTGTCGTACTTGTCTAGTTTCTTATCCACGCTGTTAGTTGTTCCG GACAGTCCAGAACACGGAGTATTGTATTTAATGCGAGGGCTTCTCAATGCCGTCCAACGCTGTTTCGAAGCTAATTCTTCCAGTAAATCGTACCTGTATCTACGAGTTCTTGACCTTTTATCTACCGTGACACAGGAGAATTACCCCTATCACGTTGATAAG gTTGAATCTAATGACACTCTGTACGgttctgataaaaaattcatcaacgaAGTAGACAAAATAAGCTCCAAAGTCtttgaagaaatattgaaTCATTTAAAGTATCTTGGCTCTAGCGATCAACATGGAAAGCAATCGGTACTTGCACTAGAGTTATTCTGTCGCTTAATAATGCGAGCAGATTTGAGGCAGCCTCCGTTAGCAACGATTGCTATCAATTTGTGGAAATTATCTCAAAGACATGGCTCAGCTGATCCTAAATTGTCG GTACAAACGATAGAATACATGAAGAACAGAAGTCAACTTGTAGTATTTGATCATTTCCCAGAATTgcttaaaaaaatgttgaacacCTAG
- the LOC124182262 gene encoding 4-aminobutyrate aminotransferase, mitochondrial, which yields MLFKRFPSLLRNRSFGRRIVCTVFETTPERCLTSGPLPGEPNKPSVLTEIPGPTSSRLLKELSDVQQTGSVQLFADYAKSIGNYLVDVDGNTLLDVYMQISSMPLGYNHPAMLGALADPANQIILANRPALGVFPGKDWPNKLRDVLLKKGVAPAGLTQITTMMCGSCSNENAFKNIFLWYAAKKRHGAPFTKEEMESCMINQSPGSPRYSIMSFKGAFHGRTLGSLSTTHSKYIHKIDVPAFDWPIASFPEYKYPLEQNTRENQQEDQRCLAEVEDLIAKYDTQKKIPVAGIIIEPIQSEGGDNHASPEFFQQLQRIAKKHGIALLIDEVQTGGGPTGKMWCHEHFNLDSPPEVVTFSKKMQIGGYYHLPELKPKQAYQVFNTWMGDPGKLLLLEVVLDVIKRDNLLENASRVGDYTLKQLISMENEFSNQISATRGRGTFIAFSCSSAKLRDEIVKKLHSKGIQAGGCGSVSIRLRPALTFTEYHTDIFLDALRSILKG from the exons ATGCTGTTCAAGCGGTTTCCATCTCTTCTTCGCAATCGATCTTTTGGGCGACGGATTGTGTGCACAG TATTTGAAACTACGCCCGAAAGATGCCTGACTTCCGGCCCTTTGCCCGGTGAACCAAATAAACCATCCGTACTCACAGAAATTCCTGGACCTACATCAAGTCGTTTATTGAAAGAGCTTAGCGATGTTCAG cAAACAGGCTCGGTGCAGCTGTTTGCAGATTATGCGAAATCAATTGGGAATTACTTAGTGGACGTAGACGGTAACACGCTGCTTGATGTATACATGCAGATTTCATCGATGCCTCTCGGCTATAATCATCCAGCCATGTTAGGGGCACTGGCTGATCCTGCCAATCAG ATAATCCTAGCGAACAGGCCAGCACTCGGCGTTTTTCCTGGAAAAGACTGGCCAAACAAATTGAGGGATGTACTGCTTAAAAAGGGA gTCGCTCCAGCAGGGTTAACTCAAATTACGACTATGATGTGTGGATCGTGTTCCAATGAAAATGcgttcaaaaatatattcctCTGGTATGCAGCTAAGAAGCGGCACGGAGCACCATTCACCAAAGAAGAAATGGAATCTTGTATGATCAATCAGTCTCCAGGGTCCCCTCGCTATTCCATCATGTCATTTAAAG gaGCATTTCATGGAAGAACTTTGGGATCTTTGTCAACGACGCATAGCAAATACATTCATAAGATTGATGTACCGGCCTTTGACTGGCCTATTGCGTCATTTCCAGAATACAAGTATCCTCTCGAACAAAACACCCGAGAAAATCAGCAAGAAGATCAGCGCTGCTTGGCTGAG GTTGAGGATCTGATTGCAAAATATGATACGCAGAAGAAAATCCCAGTTGCTGGTATTATAATAGAGCCAATACAGTCAGAAGGAGGCGATAATCACGCGTCCCCAGAATTCTTTCAGCAGCTCCAACGAATAGCTAAGAAG CATGGAATTGCCTTACTCATTGACGAGGTTCAGACCGGAGGTGGTCCTACGGGAAAGATGTGGTGCCACGAACACTTCAATCTGGACTCACCTCCAGAGGTTGTAActtttagtaaaaaaatgcaaatagGCGGATACTACCATCTCCCAGAGCTGAA ACCTAAGCAGGCGTATCAAGTTTTCAACACGTGGATGGGAGATCCTGGAAAACTTCTACTTCTTGAAGTAGTCCTAGACGTGATTAAGAGAGATAATCTCTTGGAGAATGCTTCGCGAGTCGGAGATTACACATTGAAACAATTGATATCCATGGAGAATGAATTCTCTAATCAAATCAGTGCCACGCGAGGTCGTGGTACATTTATAGCTTTTTCTTGCTCATCTGCAAAACTACGAGACGAAATTGTTAAGAAACTTCATTCCAAGG GTATTCAAGCCGGTGGGTGTGGCTCGGTGTCGATTAGGCTGAGGCCTGCACTCACGTTTACGGAGTATCACACGGATATATTTTTAGATGCTCTGCGATCCATCCTAAAAGGATAA